A single region of the Methanolacinia paynteri genome encodes:
- a CDS encoding replication factor C large subunit: MLDWVEKYRPKSLGDIVGNNAAVRQLAEWAANWKIGDEPVLIYGKPGIGKTSAVYALAADMNWEVVELNASDDRTKSVIDKIAGTTATTMSLTGASRKLIVFDEADNLHGNADRGGARAILDTIKNSCQPIALIANDIYGVAKELKSVCIQVQFRSLQARSIVPRLKYICSSEGIKCEESALLDIADESSGDLRSAINMLHAASAGADVSENEVATSSKDERSTIFDLVGAAFKGKDDKRLMSISYEIPDTPETTEQWIEDNLPSIKDPADMALAYRYISKADEFLGDTYRRQYYTLWRYAGAMMLIGTAVSAGGAGVSGRIMPPSRWGRLFRAKKQKGLRDSLFRNLSETYHMPEDTLRDDMLIPLSIIADESPHEFARQNNLDKDELDFFLHDKARSDAVIKDIQKAEKEKAKAEKKKKISAKKTVPEDPPALPEEKINNDPAVEPVANAAEAPPEKKEDSSQSTLFDGF, translated from the coding sequence ATGCTGGACTGGGTTGAGAAGTACAGGCCGAAGAGTCTCGGGGATATAGTCGGCAACAATGCCGCAGTCAGGCAGCTGGCCGAATGGGCGGCAAACTGGAAGATCGGGGACGAACCTGTCTTAATATATGGAAAACCCGGTATAGGCAAGACCTCTGCGGTTTATGCACTTGCGGCCGATATGAACTGGGAGGTCGTCGAACTGAACGCGAGCGACGACCGGACTAAATCCGTCATCGATAAGATCGCCGGCACGACTGCTACCACGATGAGCCTCACCGGGGCGTCGAGAAAACTTATCGTATTTGACGAGGCCGACAACCTGCACGGGAACGCCGACAGGGGCGGGGCCAGGGCGATTCTCGATACGATAAAAAATTCCTGCCAGCCGATCGCCCTTATTGCAAACGATATATACGGTGTTGCAAAGGAGCTCAAATCCGTCTGCATCCAGGTGCAGTTCAGGTCGCTCCAGGCGAGATCGATCGTTCCCCGGCTGAAATATATCTGCTCGTCCGAGGGGATAAAATGCGAAGAGAGTGCTCTGCTTGATATCGCCGATGAGTCATCCGGCGACCTGAGATCGGCGATAAATATGCTTCATGCGGCTTCGGCTGGTGCGGACGTGAGCGAGAATGAGGTTGCAACCTCCTCAAAGGACGAGAGATCCACGATATTCGATCTTGTCGGCGCCGCATTTAAAGGAAAGGACGATAAGAGGCTCATGTCCATCTCGTACGAGATTCCCGACACCCCGGAGACAACCGAGCAGTGGATCGAGGACAACCTTCCGTCGATTAAAGATCCAGCCGATATGGCGCTTGCGTACAGGTATATTTCGAAAGCCGATGAATTCCTCGGGGATACCTACAGGAGACAGTATTACACCCTTTGGAGATACGCCGGAGCCATGATGCTTATCGGAACCGCGGTATCGGCCGGGGGTGCAGGAGTCTCCGGCAGGATAATGCCTCCGTCAAGATGGGGGAGGCTGTTCAGGGCGAAGAAGCAAAAGGGCCTCAGGGATTCTCTCTTCAGGAATCTGTCGGAGACCTACCATATGCCCGAGGACACCCTGCGGGACGATATGCTGATACCGCTCTCCATCATCGCAGACGAATCGCCCCATGAATTCGCAAGGCAGAATAATCTCGATAAGGACGAGCTCGACTTCTTCCTGCATGACAAGGCGAGATCGGATGCAGTAATAAAGGATATTCAAAAAGCGGAAAAAGAAAAAGCAAAGGCGGAGAAGAAGAAAAAAATCTCTGCCAAAAAAACTGTTCCCGAAGATCCACCTGCTCTTCCGGAAGAGAAGATCAACAATGATCCGGCCGTTGAACCGGTGGCGAATGCGGCGGAAGCACCCCCGGAGAAGAAGGAAGATTCATCTCAGTCGACACTCTTCGACGGTTTCTGA
- a CDS encoding UPF0146 family protein, which yields MVDYKSIEERIAEYLAGHYKSAVEVGIGRNTTTAEILAERGVDLCATDIRECPECPVIFTRDDITSPDLSIYSGRGLIYSVRPGVEMVPDLIKTAKAAGADLIVYHLGNEIYENGGEIIDCGVILHRYYRRENYKN from the coding sequence ATGGTCGATTATAAGAGTATTGAAGAACGAATCGCGGAATACCTGGCCGGACATTACAAATCCGCAGTCGAAGTGGGCATCGGCAGGAATACCACAACAGCCGAAATCCTGGCCGAAAGGGGGGTCGATCTATGCGCAACCGATATCAGGGAATGTCCCGAATGCCCTGTCATTTTCACCCGGGACGATATCACGTCGCCTGATCTCTCCATATATTCGGGCAGGGGACTCATCTATTCCGTCCGGCCCGGTGTAGAGATGGTCCCGGATCTCATTAAGACCGCAAAGGCAGCCGGGGCCGACCTGATCGTATACCACCTGGGAAATGAGATATATGAAAACGGCGGCGAGATAATAGACTGCGGCGTTATCCTGCACAGATATTACAGAAGAGAAAATTATAAAAATTGA
- a CDS encoding archaemetzincin family Zn-dependent metalloprotease, with the protein MGILIFWDEDVPEGLQQPFVRMVSHTLDMPASAQPNGMMLRGFDRSRNQNDASRILGDMQDIYTRRAGCEEAVLLVTGKDLYIRGRDFVFGLARPGVKVSVVSTARLDNRWYGRQPSDEDLMDRLVKEGCHELCHCMGLDHCENPECIMYYPQTLDELDRKKKTLCPECRQYLNLYRFSD; encoded by the coding sequence ATGGGGATTCTTATTTTTTGGGATGAAGATGTCCCTGAAGGCCTCCAGCAGCCGTTCGTCCGGATGGTCTCTCATACTCTCGATATGCCCGCGTCAGCCCAGCCCAACGGCATGATGCTCAGGGGTTTTGATCGTTCAAGGAATCAGAACGATGCAAGCAGGATACTCGGGGATATGCAGGATATATACACCCGGCGGGCGGGATGCGAAGAGGCTGTTTTGCTTGTTACGGGAAAAGACCTCTATATCAGGGGGCGGGACTTTGTCTTCGGTCTTGCACGGCCGGGAGTTAAGGTTTCCGTCGTCTCGACGGCGAGACTCGACAACCGCTGGTACGGGAGGCAGCCGAGCGATGAAGACCTCATGGACAGGCTGGTTAAGGAGGGGTGCCACGAGCTGTGCCACTGTATGGGACTCGATCACTGCGAAAACCCCGAGTGCATAATGTACTACCCGCAGACTCTCGATGAACTTGACCGGAAAAAGAAGACGCTGTGCCCTGAATGCAGGCAGTACCTGAATCTCTACAGGTTTTCCGATTAA
- a CDS encoding transglutaminase domain-containing protein has protein sequence MKKSSWNVCGLVLAVLGICCIVAATQAGILVYSSQETQDVVESPVVPYDQKKAVLYADALQTNNSAVLGYALLRTTAVDPDGDTLQYACDIWDDLNSNWKVVSDPPGPEYISSSLESIKADLRGDCDDYSVLMAGLAGSVGAEMRIVNVAGTGGNPGHAFPEYYLGTDEDEVIGQCRCISARYGCERVYYSIDGQNGETAYWLNFDWSVGRNPDLGYYVYGDSSNYHELVHPGESYYGVGQPAVFYYPDGTYSSDTPGHGYYEEDVFGKEALYEIQL, from the coding sequence TTGAAAAAGAGTAGCTGGAATGTCTGCGGTCTTGTTCTGGCCGTTTTGGGAATCTGCTGCATTGTCGCGGCGACCCAGGCGGGCATCCTGGTATATTCCTCCCAGGAGACGCAGGACGTTGTCGAGTCACCCGTGGTGCCGTACGACCAGAAGAAGGCTGTTCTCTATGCCGATGCGCTCCAGACGAACAATTCCGCCGTTCTCGGTTACGCCTTGCTGAGAACGACAGCCGTTGATCCTGACGGAGATACCCTGCAGTACGCCTGCGATATATGGGACGATCTCAACAGCAACTGGAAGGTCGTCAGCGATCCTCCCGGCCCTGAGTATATCTCGTCCTCGCTTGAATCGATAAAGGCCGATCTCAGGGGAGACTGCGACGACTACTCGGTTCTGATGGCCGGGCTTGCCGGTTCCGTGGGTGCGGAGATGAGGATCGTGAATGTCGCGGGGACGGGGGGAAATCCCGGACATGCGTTTCCTGAATATTACCTTGGAACTGACGAAGATGAAGTGATCGGGCAATGCAGGTGCATCTCCGCCCGTTATGGCTGCGAAAGGGTCTATTATAGTATCGACGGGCAGAACGGGGAGACTGCATACTGGCTGAACTTTGACTGGTCGGTAGGCCGGAATCCCGATCTGGGATACTATGTCTATGGGGATTCATCAAACTATCATGAACTGGTGCATCCCGGTGAGAGTTATTACGGTGTAGGCCAGCCGGCTGTATTCTATTACCCCGACGGAACTTATTCATCCGATACTCCCGGTCATGGCTACTACGAAGAGGATGTATTCGGAAAGGAGGCGCTGTATGAGATCCAGCTTTAG
- a CDS encoding ArsB/NhaD family transporter produces the protein MALIEALIAVVVFLITYVLIVDERINRAVAAMAGAAVLVFLGIVPWENLLEYVDFGTIFLLMGMMIIVNVASNSGLFEYLAIITAKAAKGSPIMVLVLFSCVTAVTSAFLDNVTTVLLMTPMLLYIAKVMDLNPIPFLLAEVLSSNVGGMATLIGDPPNIMIASAAGLTFNEFLMTMGPIAIVDLLVILVIFYVIYGRKMKVDDTGKAAIKKTIDALDERAAIQDTVLFKKSIIALAIVIMLFFMHNNIGEILHTFLPFVDPSMTLEPAEVALIGAALILFWSRKSPEVIFEKVEWTALFFFGGLFILVGGLVETGVINDLALMMTSSLTSTGEAMFVIAWFSAIASAIVDNIPLTAALIPLIQDIGINAPNIDIYPLWWALSLGACLGGNGTAIAASANVVVLGIAEREGIKITFFDFLKIGMLVLVVTVAIGLGMLYIMF, from the coding sequence ATGGCATTAATTGAGGCATTAATCGCGGTAGTTGTATTCCTGATCACATATGTCCTGATAGTCGATGAAAGGATAAACAGGGCCGTTGCGGCGATGGCGGGTGCCGCGGTTCTGGTATTCCTTGGGATTGTCCCGTGGGAGAATCTGCTCGAATATGTTGATTTCGGGACTATATTTCTTCTGATGGGAATGATGATCATCGTGAATGTCGCGAGCAACAGCGGGTTGTTCGAATATCTTGCGATTATCACGGCGAAGGCGGCTAAGGGCAGCCCGATAATGGTGCTGGTGTTATTCTCGTGTGTAACCGCAGTGACGAGCGCCTTCCTTGATAATGTTACCACGGTTCTGCTGATGACACCCATGCTGCTCTACATCGCGAAGGTCATGGACTTAAATCCCATCCCGTTCCTTCTTGCCGAGGTTTTGTCCTCTAACGTGGGCGGAATGGCGACTCTTATCGGTGATCCGCCGAACATCATGATTGCATCCGCTGCGGGCCTGACATTCAACGAGTTCCTGATGACGATGGGGCCGATCGCGATCGTGGATCTTCTCGTGATACTGGTGATATTCTACGTCATCTATGGCCGGAAGATGAAGGTCGATGATACAGGGAAGGCGGCGATAAAGAAGACTATTGATGCGCTTGACGAACGTGCGGCGATCCAGGACACTGTTCTGTTCAAGAAATCGATCATCGCCCTTGCAATTGTAATCATGCTCTTCTTCATGCACAACAATATCGGTGAGATCCTGCACACGTTCCTTCCGTTCGTGGACCCGTCGATGACTCTCGAACCTGCCGAGGTGGCTCTTATCGGAGCGGCACTGATATTGTTCTGGTCGAGAAAGTCCCCGGAAGTAATATTCGAGAAGGTCGAATGGACCGCCCTGTTCTTCTTCGGCGGCCTGTTCATCCTTGTCGGCGGACTTGTGGAGACCGGGGTGATCAACGATCTCGCATTGATGATGACGTCCAGCCTGACAAGTACCGGCGAGGCGATGTTCGTGATCGCATGGTTCTCGGCGATTGCCTCAGCAATTGTGGATAACATTCCGCTTACTGCGGCCCTTATTCCGCTTATCCAGGATATCGGCATAAATGCGCCGAATATCGATATCTATCCGCTGTGGTGGGCGCTCTCGCTCGGTGCCTGTCTGGGAGGAAACGGAACGGCGATTGCGGCGTCTGCGAACGTGGTCGTGCTGGGTATAGCTGAGAGAGAAGGGATAAAGATCACGTTCTTCGATTTCCTGAAGATCGGAATGTTGGTCCTCGTCGTCACGGTCGCGATTGGCCTGGGTATGCTGTATATAATGTTCTAA
- a CDS encoding universal stress protein, whose translation MKILVLLDGSKWSYKAAINAIEMAKKKDAEITIFSVIDREETRSAAFYFCQQSNRCDLVNEHEDKIYRDLKKSIGEDLNELTLNMNRMNLKGRSKIVEGKREDEILKEFSSGGYNLVVMGAFGKRSNIRVGTLFKDISTSINVPILILR comes from the coding sequence ATGAAAATATTAGTACTTCTGGACGGCTCGAAGTGGAGTTACAAGGCGGCAATCAACGCCATTGAGATGGCGAAGAAGAAGGATGCGGAGATTACGATCTTCTCGGTTATCGACAGGGAGGAGACACGTTCCGCTGCCTTCTATTTCTGCCAGCAGAGCAACAGGTGCGATCTCGTCAACGAGCATGAAGACAAGATATACAGGGATTTAAAGAAGAGCATCGGCGAAGACTTAAACGAACTGACCCTGAATATGAACAGGATGAACCTGAAGGGGAGATCGAAGATTGTCGAGGGGAAGCGTGAGGATGAGATCCTGAAGGAGTTTTCCTCCGGGGGTTACAATCTCGTCGTCATGGGAGCCTTTGGTAAGAGATCCAATATCAGGGTTGGGACACTGTTCAAGGATATCTCGACATCGATCAATGTCCCTATTCTAATCTTAAGATAA
- a CDS encoding RipA family octameric membrane protein, producing the protein MITNQEDLEEKEALSNDNLNSNLLAQSETDSKRDATIEYSKQDSIRAYEYFMQLRNSEHKLLMSRTTIFMLLNSALIGLNFSLLRNLELNPKNLIILLIFSLVGFFISRYFYKINMSGIFWTAYWENKLRNCEKYLFSTHGKHLNIFRKHPSFDNDYDWPIIKGKPLIYVSGKNTMLHLSRFFIRIWFILFSITLFLIVCFFMNFDILCLLNS; encoded by the coding sequence ATGATTACTAATCAAGAAGACCTAGAAGAGAAGGAAGCTCTATCTAACGATAATTTAAACAGTAATCTATTAGCTCAATCTGAAACAGATTCTAAACGAGATGCTACCATTGAATACTCAAAGCAAGATTCTATTAGGGCATATGAATATTTTATGCAATTACGTAATTCAGAACATAAATTGCTAATGTCTAGGACTACAATATTTATGCTCCTGAATAGCGCATTAATTGGCCTTAATTTCTCTTTATTAAGAAATCTTGAATTGAATCCCAAAAATTTGATTATATTACTAATTTTTTCATTAGTTGGATTTTTTATCTCTCGTTATTTTTATAAAATAAACATGTCTGGGATATTTTGGACTGCATACTGGGAAAATAAATTGCGTAATTGTGAAAAATACCTCTTTTCAACACATGGAAAGCATTTAAATATATTCCGTAAACATCCCTCATTCGATAATGATTATGATTGGCCGATAATTAAAGGAAAACCACTAATATATGTATCAGGAAAGAATACTATGCTTCATTTAAGTAGATTTTTTATCAGAATTTGGTTTATTCTCTTTAGCATTACACTTTTTCTAATAGTTTGCTTTTTTATGAATTTTGACATTTTGTGCTTGTTAAATAGTTAA
- a CDS encoding inositol-3-phosphate synthase: MSNIKIAIAGIGNCASSLIQGLCLYKTVDRDSGLIPGILHNEIENYKISDIECVAAFDINEKKVGKDVSEAIFTEPNNAIKFSEVPFLDVTVKQGPVLDGLGYKLSKIVKVNSESIEVNVADELKKTGAEILINLLPTGSVRASEFYAEQALIANCSFINAIPVFIASKKEWSKKFEERNLPVVGDDIKSQIGATILHRTLVELLLKRGIYIENSSQKNIGGNSDFVNLSEKNRLQYKRISKTEAIESIIPYNSNIVVLDPEYSPELKDVKKCNIEVNCRNFGNLPVKINLDLEVEDSPNSAGVMIDVIRSLKLARDKNLSGSINDISSFFFKHPEIQIDDNEAYQKFEAFIKN, from the coding sequence ATGAGTAATATAAAAATAGCAATTGCCGGTATCGGGAATTGTGCTTCGTCTTTAATACAGGGACTATGTCTTTACAAAACTGTGGATCGAGACAGTGGTTTAATCCCCGGGATTCTTCATAATGAAATTGAGAATTACAAAATATCCGATATAGAATGCGTGGCAGCATTTGACATAAATGAAAAAAAAGTAGGGAAGGATGTTTCCGAAGCGATATTTACAGAACCTAATAATGCAATTAAATTTTCAGAGGTTCCTTTTTTGGATGTAACAGTAAAACAAGGACCTGTATTAGATGGACTAGGTTATAAACTTAGTAAAATTGTAAAAGTAAATTCTGAATCTATAGAAGTGAATGTAGCAGACGAATTAAAAAAAACTGGTGCTGAAATATTAATAAATTTGTTACCAACAGGGAGTGTAAGAGCCTCTGAATTCTATGCAGAACAGGCATTAATTGCAAATTGTTCCTTCATTAATGCTATTCCAGTTTTTATTGCCTCAAAAAAAGAGTGGAGTAAAAAATTTGAAGAAAGAAATCTTCCGGTTGTTGGAGACGACATTAAATCACAGATCGGAGCCACTATACTTCATCGAACTCTCGTTGAATTATTATTGAAAAGAGGGATTTATATTGAGAACAGTTCACAAAAAAATATTGGTGGGAACTCTGATTTTGTTAATCTTTCCGAAAAAAACCGTCTACAGTATAAACGAATCTCAAAAACTGAAGCAATTGAAAGCATAATTCCTTATAACAGTAATATTGTAGTACTTGATCCTGAATATTCTCCTGAATTAAAGGATGTTAAAAAATGTAATATAGAAGTAAATTGCCGGAATTTTGGAAATTTGCCTGTTAAGATTAATTTAGATCTTGAAGTTGAAGATTCACCAAATTCAGCAGGCGTGATGATCGATGTAATCAGAAGTTTGAAACTAGCAAGAGATAAAAATTTATCTGGTTCAATAAATGATATTTCATCATTCTTCTTCAAACACCCTGAAATTCAAATAGATGACAATGAAGCATATCAAAAATTTGAAGCGTTTATAAAAAATTGA
- a CDS encoding nucleoside deaminase yields MNPATDRFMTAAIIEAKKGHDEGGIPIGAVLVRDGRIIGRGHNRRIQEDDPIVHAEIDCLRNAGRIGSYRDTTLYSTLMPCYLCAGAVVQFGIPRVIVGESRNFAGAKDFLISMGVEVTDLDLDECADMMAEFIKNNPELWNEDIGEL; encoded by the coding sequence ATGAACCCTGCAACAGACAGGTTTATGACCGCTGCAATAATCGAGGCGAAAAAGGGGCATGACGAAGGCGGCATCCCGATAGGTGCGGTTCTCGTGAGGGACGGCAGAATCATCGGCAGGGGGCACAACAGGCGCATCCAGGAGGATGATCCCATAGTTCATGCAGAGATCGACTGCCTGAGAAACGCAGGAAGGATTGGGAGCTACAGGGACACGACCCTCTACTCCACGCTCATGCCGTGCTACCTTTGTGCCGGAGCAGTAGTGCAGTTCGGAATACCACGAGTCATTGTGGGAGAGTCGAGGAACTTTGCAGGCGCAAAAGATTTCCTGATATCGATGGGCGTCGAGGTGACAGATCTCGACCTGGACGAATGTGCCGATATGATGGCAGAATTCATAAAAAACAACCCGGAGTTGTGGAACGAGGATATCGGGGAGTTATAA
- a CDS encoding energy-coupling factor transporter ATPase: MKSKDIAIVGILLAIGAILRYFSNIIPGAIVANPIIALYCLAIILIAPRARDALGIGIVAGIVSALISHSIFPPGNLISEPVGALVCLGVYSVTRKRLPFSPGISTLVATLASGFTFLFVSIIVIVAGIIPLAGQYNTIGAFVVTLSPIVIATSVFNAVITQVLYFPSSRILMRGIKGEAEPAPVKAEVISPVAGEEEISPVAVEFKDYTYNYPAGKRPALSSINLKINRGECVLINGTTGAGKTTLCLAAAGILHHEYEGREEGTISIFGRDVSSYTDMGDIGKHVGVVFDDADAQLIFTTVEEEVLSGLENRGLEADDVVKRLEDIMKLTNIEHLRYRSPHTLSGGQKQRVALASTLASGTDCLILDEATAELDTVATEQIITVLTRLKNEGKTIIVVEQKPKALSTIADRVIFIDNGRLVNEISPSEFFSEKEKEEAEKTVTFGYSLKEKISNGCGEPVVSIRDLVHDYGGGFRALDGISVDFYPGEFIAIIGENGSGKTTLSKHLNGLLKPTSGTVMISGIDSSDSGVIELSRHVGLVFQNPDTMLFEDTIEREIEFGLKNISMDYPEGYIDEVIDEVGLSEQKGAFPRSMSRGERQRLAIACVVAMKPKVILLDEPTTGLDPVESERIMNILEGLSGAGHTIIMVSHDLDIVRNHAARIIKMADGKIVSDTFREVNE; encoded by the coding sequence ATGAAATCGAAAGACATTGCGATTGTGGGTATTCTGCTGGCAATTGGTGCGATTCTGAGATATTTTTCAAATATTATTCCCGGTGCGATCGTCGCGAATCCGATTATTGCACTCTATTGTCTCGCGATAATCCTGATTGCTCCCAGGGCAAGGGATGCACTCGGTATTGGTATCGTTGCGGGAATCGTCTCCGCCCTGATCAGCCACTCGATCTTTCCGCCGGGAAATCTCATAAGCGAACCGGTCGGAGCCCTGGTGTGTCTCGGCGTCTATTCGGTAACAAGGAAGAGACTCCCTTTTTCTCCAGGGATTTCAACGCTTGTGGCCACTCTTGCAAGCGGTTTTACGTTTCTGTTTGTAAGTATCATAGTCATTGTAGCAGGCATAATTCCGCTGGCAGGACAATATAACACGATAGGTGCATTCGTAGTTACGCTCTCCCCTATAGTCATCGCTACCTCGGTCTTTAACGCGGTGATAACACAGGTGCTCTACTTCCCATCATCGAGGATACTGATGAGGGGGATAAAGGGTGAGGCGGAGCCTGCTCCTGTAAAGGCAGAAGTGATCTCGCCGGTTGCCGGAGAAGAGGAAATATCTCCTGTGGCGGTTGAGTTCAAAGATTATACGTATAACTATCCGGCAGGCAAAAGGCCCGCGCTCTCTAGTATAAATCTCAAAATAAACAGGGGGGAGTGCGTGCTTATCAACGGGACAACGGGTGCGGGAAAAACGACACTCTGTCTTGCAGCGGCAGGCATCCTTCATCATGAATACGAGGGCAGGGAAGAAGGGACCATCTCGATATTCGGAAGAGATGTTTCCTCTTATACCGATATGGGTGACATCGGGAAGCATGTCGGAGTAGTCTTCGACGATGCCGATGCGCAGTTGATCTTTACGACTGTCGAGGAGGAGGTTCTCTCGGGACTCGAGAACAGGGGACTTGAGGCGGACGATGTCGTAAAGCGGCTCGAAGATATAATGAAACTGACCAATATCGAACACCTCCGCTACAGGTCGCCGCATACCCTCTCGGGCGGTCAGAAGCAGAGAGTGGCACTTGCATCGACACTAGCTTCGGGAACGGACTGCCTGATCCTTGACGAGGCGACCGCAGAGCTGGATACGGTTGCAACCGAACAAATTATTACTGTTCTTACGAGGCTGAAGAACGAAGGAAAGACCATTATCGTCGTCGAACAGAAGCCCAAAGCACTCTCGACGATCGCCGACAGGGTGATCTTCATAGATAATGGAAGATTGGTGAACGAAATCTCGCCTTCGGAGTTCTTCAGCGAGAAAGAGAAGGAAGAAGCGGAGAAGACCGTGACATTCGGGTATAGCCTGAAAGAAAAGATCAGTAATGGCTGCGGCGAACCTGTCGTGTCGATCCGTGATCTTGTCCATGACTATGGAGGGGGGTTCAGGGCACTTGATGGGATCTCCGTAGACTTCTACCCCGGGGAGTTCATTGCAATAATCGGGGAGAACGGTTCGGGAAAGACTACTCTCTCGAAGCATCTTAACGGCCTCCTGAAGCCGACATCGGGGACAGTTATGATCTCGGGGATCGATTCCTCGGATTCGGGCGTGATCGAACTTTCCCGCCATGTCGGTCTTGTCTTCCAGAATCCCGATACGATGCTCTTCGAGGATACGATCGAGAGGGAGATCGAGTTCGGCCTGAAGAACATCTCGATGGATTATCCGGAAGGATACATCGACGAGGTCATTGATGAGGTAGGACTTTCTGAGCAGAAAGGGGCGTTCCCGAGATCGATGAGCCGCGGAGAGAGGCAGAGACTTGCGATTGCCTGTGTTGTTGCCATGAAACCGAAAGTGATTCTTCTCGACGAACCTACGACAGGCCTCGATCCGGTAGAGTCGGAGAGGATCATGAATATCCTCGAGGGTCTTTCCGGGGCAGGACATACGATAATCATGGTGAGCCATGATTTGGATATAGTCCGGAACCATGCGGCGAGGATCATAAAGATGGCAGACGGGAAGATCGTTTCGGATACTTTCAGGGAGGTGAACGAATAA
- a CDS encoding energy-coupling factor transporter transmembrane component T family protein, whose amino-acid sequence MSEILQYKRMNGVFHRMNALTKVIFLVFVVIAAIISTDPVVLLGIVAVIFLLSIAGKMHMELLRQVPMLIFLSLGLFLLTIITMQAGDTVGYLIPSFIPVIGGVVPITSGALTFAMILSLRFFVMLFAFQIVIISTQPRELVHALQTMRLPVDYTLMLLIAIRFIPSLQLEGKRIQEAQLARAYNPGKGVKGKINSMAPVMIPLVSNALGKANVLGLTIDLRGLRTMKRTHVMENPTGTADYLMLGGIVVCVVLFVVYYAMNNGLI is encoded by the coding sequence ATGTCAGAGATTTTGCAGTATAAGAGGATGAACGGAGTATTTCACCGGATGAACGCCTTAACGAAGGTGATTTTTCTGGTGTTCGTTGTAATTGCGGCGATAATATCCACCGACCCGGTGGTTCTTCTCGGGATCGTTGCAGTGATCTTCCTTCTGTCGATCGCAGGAAAGATGCACATGGAGCTCTTAAGGCAGGTTCCGATGCTGATATTCCTCTCGCTGGGCCTTTTCCTCCTGACGATTATCACTATGCAGGCGGGAGACACAGTCGGATATCTCATACCGTCTTTCATCCCGGTGATCGGGGGCGTCGTACCGATAACGAGCGGAGCCCTGACTTTTGCAATGATCCTCTCGCTCCGCTTCTTCGTGATGTTGTTTGCGTTCCAGATCGTGATCATATCTACGCAGCCGAGAGAACTGGTTCACGCCTTACAGACGATGAGGCTTCCTGTAGACTATACGCTGATGCTCCTTATTGCGATACGTTTCATCCCCAGCCTCCAGCTGGAGGGAAAAAGGATCCAGGAGGCCCAGCTTGCAAGGGCGTACAATCCGGGCAAAGGAGTGAAGGGAAAGATCAATTCCATGGCCCCCGTCATGATTCCACTCGTCTCAAACGCATTAGGGAAAGCGAACGTCCTGGGCCTGACGATCGATCTCAGGGGCCTTCGGACGATGAAGAGGACACACGTGATGGAGAATCCCACAGGGACGGCCGATTATCTCATGCTTGGAGGGATTGTTGTGTGTGTTGTTTTGTTCGTTGTTTATTATGCCATGAACAACGGGTTGATTTAA